The Thermodesulfovibrionales bacterium region CCTCACCGGCGAACCCAACAGCAGAGCCGATGCGAACCTGGCAGCCCTGTCCACGACGGGCTACGTGGACCAGGTCCTCTACTATTACTCCACTCCCGATGTGCCCAGTGACGGTATAGGGCTCACCGCAGTGAGCCTGCGAACCTATGCCGACGGCCATACGGAGTTCAACCCCCTGGGCGCGGACAATTGCGCTGCGGTCTTATCAGATGATCTCTCCCTTCACATACCGGTCCTGATCTTTCATAGCCAGGCATACTGGATTGACTTCTCCTATGTCCCGAATACCCTTAATTTTGTGGCGACTGCAGCAGGAGTTGTGTCAGACACAACCCCTTACAGCTGTTCTCCCTCGACTTTGTCGGATTCCCTCAAACTTCACATGCCGGTACTCATGTTTCACAACGTGTCCTACTGGCTCGATATGATTTACGGGGGGGGCTTGACTTTTACGGCGACAGGGGCCGGGGTAAACTGACGTCCAGGGCCCCTTCGAAAATTAACGAACTTTTCATTGAAGCGTCATCACCATGCAACACAGGAGTTTTATAATAACAGAGTAAGCTGATGTAACAGTCAAATAAGACATTTATCATCAGGGTCCTTTGCTGACCGGCAGAAAGATCTGCTGAGGCACCAGAAAGCCCGAATCGGGAAGACTAACCCTCTCTTGATTCGGGCCTTTCTTTTAGAGGGTACTTGGCTGACCGCAAAAGGTAACAGAAAGCCCGGATAAAGAGCCTATCGAAAAGCGTCGGAACCTTGATCGAACGGCGACAGGCTCAAGAAATCCAAGAGAAAAGGAGGTGACGGGAATCTCGAAACGATTCAGGGTAGGGCTGACGCCGGCATTGCAGGCGTCCTGCTTCAGAAAAAGCCAAAGCCCCGGTAACGGGGTGGCGGAAAGCCACGGGTCCATTGAGGTGGATCGCCGGGCTGCCTGAGGGAAAAATTAATCTCAAGACTCAGGAGAGTGGACAATGAAAAAGATCATGATGCTTCTTGCAGTCGCTGTGCTCATGCTCGGCATGAGCGGTCAGGCAATGGCTGTATCGTCGCAGTACTTCAAAGAGGGCGACGTGGTCCGTGTTGTGTATTTCAACGGGACAGGAGGGACAGGGACAGGAACGGAGTACCTGACCGATTTGGGCCCCGTAACGTCTCTCACATCGCCGACGATGCAGAATATACTCTGGAATTACAGCAACTTCAGTCTCAGCAACCTCGGGGCCGGGGCGACTTGGGCCAATTCCTTTGTCGGCTATTATTCCGTCGCGTTGGGTGGTCCCAATGGTCTTCAGGCATGGGTGAGCGGCGGTAATGCTGCTCCTGGCGGTCAGTCGAACGCGGGCGACAGCAACTTCAATAATATTTATGACGGCGCGACCAACGTCAACGGAGCAGCCCAGGTCGCAGGCGGCTTGACACATCAATCCGTTACGCTGGCCCAGAATAATGCCAATTCCTACTATAGCAAGATGAATATCAATGGCTCCGGTACTGGGGTTATGGCCGGTTTCCTCAACGGCATGGGCAATGGCAAAGCTGATCAGAACCTCGCAGCCCTGGCTACGACCGGCTACGTGGACCAGATCCTTTATTACTACGGCAACCCGGACTCCGCCTCTGATGGCACACCGATTGGCGTGCTGAGGACCTGGGCAGACGGCCACAGCGAGCTGAACCCGACGCCGGTTCCGGCGACGTTCCTGCTCTTCGGCTCGGGCCTCCTCGGCCTTGTGGGGATCAGAAGGAAACAGGCAGTTTAAGGTTAACGACAAGAGAATTGAAAGGAGAATGAAATGAGTATCAAGAAAGGCATGAAGAAGCTGTTGACAACCATCCTTGCCGGCGCCTCCCTTCTGGCTCTCGGGGGGACCGCCTCTGCATTAAACGGGGACATAAACATTTACGGCGCCTCAGCCCAGTTCAATTTCTGGTCGAATCAGGCCCAAGGCTTCCTGACAGGCCAGGGCTGCACCGCCACCTCAAAAGCAGACTTAGACAGCGCCAACTCAATTACGAAGGGGACAGGCTGTCCAGGCGCGGGCACTGTATACTTCCGTACCTCGTCCAAGGCGTCCTTTGACGGGCCTCTCGCCGTACAGCAAAACACCACGAACCCTAACGGGACCGACTATAACCATACCGGCCCCTGCGATGGGTCCGGCGCCGATTACAGACTGATGGTAGACGAATCAACATGCGACTTCACGACCACCCACACCTGCAGTGGAACGAAGTGCGTCCAGGTTACCGGAGGCGCATCGGATGTCCAGACAACGAGTTTTAGACAGAAGTCCATCGGTAATCTAAAGGGGCCCAACGGCGGCGGCTCTACAACGAGGGACTTTACCGGTGTGAACGGCATGGATGAATCCGGCATGGTCAATTGCCGCGACATGGTCATACCCTTCGCATTTTTTGTGAACAAGAAGGTTACGGGCGGCTCTGTGACGAGTGTGACCGTTACTGCTGGGGGAAGCGGTTATGTCTCCCCGACTGTTACCTTCGGCGGCCCCGGCACGGGAGCCGTAGCGACCGCAACGGTCTCAGGAGGGGTCATCACCGCCATCAATGTTATAGCGGGCGGCACAGGCTATACCAGCGACCCTGTGGTTACTATCACGGACGGGAGTGGAACGGGCGCCACAGCCACCGCTTCAAGGACCATTGCAGACCTGACAACATCCGATGCCAAACTGATCTTCTCCGGCAAAGTAAACGACTGGTCTGACATCGGGTATGACGCACACCCCATAACAGCCTGCTGGAGACATGCAGGGTCCGGCACAGCTGCAACGCTGAACTACGCTGTGATGCCTCCGGCGGTGCTCCAGGGTATCCAGGTCGCCGGGACGTCGTCAACGAAGAATTACTGGTTTAACGACGGTACGCCCGACATGATGAACTGCGTGAACAATACGGGCAGCGTAAGCGGGGACTACGCAGTCGGTTATGCCGACGCCGACCGCCCTAACCTGGCGAACACGGTGCGGATAACGTATAACGGTGTCCAGGCAACCCGTGAGAACATCGAGAACGGTCTCTATGATTTCTGGACAATAGAGAACCTCTACACCGTTTCTCCGAGACCTGCTGATATGCAGGCCGTATGCGATTACTATTCAGTCTGCGGCCACAACACCAACACATATTATAATACCCTGAGCCAGATGAAATGGACGAAGACCACAGACCAGTCGTACCTTTCACGCAGAACCCAGTGTTGCGATAAGAATTGCAACCCAACCGGCAACCCCGGCTGCTCTGGTGTAGTTTGTAATTAACCGGTCTGAGACCAACGTAAGAAATCGCACGATCGCAAGTCAGGGCCGGAGTTTTCTTCCGGCCCTGATAATTTTTGTCCCGCCCAGGTGATCAGGACATTTGTGCAGTGTCTGAAGGAAAGAAGTCTCAGTATCGTGGCTATGAAAGCCATTGTGTTGCGGACCATCCGTCTGTGGCGTAAATTTCATCATATTGAAACAGTCCCGTAATATTCTTTTAACAGAGTTGCGGTAATATATGCGTAAGCTTCCTAAAGCAAGAAAAAAGTCGTAAACCGGTCCTTACTATTCTCTTAAGTGAACTGCCCTATTATAGGCGCTATGTTTTCAAACCAGTACAACTCGGGGTAAGCCATGGACAGGACAAACAGGCTCATCGAAACGATCAGGATTCTTATGGAAGGTGAATTCAGCGGTCATATCAAGATCAACTTTACCCAGGGAAGCATCGGGAGGGTTGAGAAGTCGGAAGAAGTGAATGATATCCTGCCCCCTTTTTATGAAGGGAAGGACAATGCCAAGGAAAAGGGAGGATCTTCTTGAAATGGTGCCATCAAGGTTTTTTTGCTCTGTCTTAGTCTCTTTCTGGTCCCTTGTCTTGCTGGCCGGTTGTGCCTCAACCGGCGGCGTCAAGCATGAAACGGCTGTAGTTCAACCTGGAGATAGCGCAGATATCAGCTATCTCTGCCGTTTGAGAAACGGGGAGATTGCCGCTTCCACGGTGAAGGTAGCGGAGGATCAACCCAGGTCCGCTCTTTATATAGCGAGGTCAGAGACGGGACCCCTTTCTCTGAGGGCGGTCAGTCCTGACGGGCCGCCGCCTCAAGTGACGGAAAGGCCCATCGAGGATGAGATCGCGGACCGGCTCACGCGCATTATTGTCGGCATGAGGGAAGGTGAGAGCAGGAGGGTCGAATTTTCATCGGAAGACATACCTCACATCAACGAGGGGAGTTATACTTCTCGTCTGGCCCGTGTCCGCAAGAGACCGAAGGAGATGAAAATGACGATAGACGAGTACCGTAACCGGACGGGTACGTCACCCGAAGCGGGACAGGTCTTTAC contains the following coding sequences:
- a CDS encoding PEP-CTERM sorting domain-containing protein, with protein sequence MKKIMMLLAVAVLMLGMSGQAMAVSSQYFKEGDVVRVVYFNGTGGTGTGTEYLTDLGPVTSLTSPTMQNILWNYSNFSLSNLGAGATWANSFVGYYSVALGGPNGLQAWVSGGNAAPGGQSNAGDSNFNNIYDGATNVNGAAQVAGGLTHQSVTLAQNNANSYYSKMNINGSGTGVMAGFLNGMGNGKADQNLAALATTGYVDQILYYYGNPDSASDGTPIGVLRTWADGHSELNPTPVPATFLLFGSGLLGLVGIRRKQAV
- a CDS encoding substrate-binding domain-containing protein, whose product is MSIKKGMKKLLTTILAGASLLALGGTASALNGDINIYGASAQFNFWSNQAQGFLTGQGCTATSKADLDSANSITKGTGCPGAGTVYFRTSSKASFDGPLAVQQNTTNPNGTDYNHTGPCDGSGADYRLMVDESTCDFTTTHTCSGTKCVQVTGGASDVQTTSFRQKSIGNLKGPNGGGSTTRDFTGVNGMDESGMVNCRDMVIPFAFFVNKKVTGGSVTSVTVTAGGSGYVSPTVTFGGPGTGAVATATVSGGVITAINVIAGGTGYTSDPVVTITDGSGTGATATASRTIADLTTSDAKLIFSGKVNDWSDIGYDAHPITACWRHAGSGTAATLNYAVMPPAVLQGIQVAGTSSTKNYWFNDGTPDMMNCVNNTGSVSGDYAVGYADADRPNLANTVRITYNGVQATRENIENGLYDFWTIENLYTVSPRPADMQAVCDYYSVCGHNTNTYYNTLSQMKWTKTTDQSYLSRRTQCCDKNCNPTGNPGCSGVVCN